GAACAGGTAGCGGCTCCGGCTGAAAACCTCCGGAGCCTTGCCGGTAAGTCTGTTCTTGGACAATGCCTGAAAAAATCCATTAACGTAACTGCTTGCAAAGCAGGCTGTTAATAACACATATGGTCAGTTGATACTATTTCAAAAGTAACATTTTCTTCGAAATTACCTGATCAGTAGCAATAAGTTTGTAGAAGTACAAACCGGAACTGACTGATTTGCCAGAATCATCTTTACCGTCCCAGGTTATTGAGTGATTTCCTGCAGTAAATTGACCTTGAACAAGATTGCGAACTAATTGACCTTTCATGTTGTAAATTTCCAATTCAATTTCTTGTTCAATGGATAGTGAGAACAGGATATTAGTTACAGGATTAAATGGATTAGGATAGTTGCCGATCAACTTGGCTGTATTATCGGGGGTTTCATTTTGTCCGTTTTCAAAGCTGTCGAATTTTATTACAGAGTTACTTCGCTGACCAGAAACAATTGAACCTGTTTCAAACATTCCTGTTTCAGGATTCAATACTTGATAACTTCTTACAGGAAGACTTAAGCTTCTACTGTTTGTTACAATTTCAAAATTGTAAGGAACAGGTTCACGACTTGAACCATCAGGATAGACCAGGATCTGTTCACATTCATCATCAACGACAACTGCGCCAACGCACACATTATCCTGAAATACACCAATCTCTAAAACTTCTTCCGGAATTTCAACAACGTCTATTACTTCATATTCTGCTTTATCAGAGAAAGCAAAATTCTCTGATTCACTTTTTGTTTTAGGCTCTTCTACAGTGCCGGAAGGTGTCCAGTAGAAACCGCTGATCTGATTTGTACGTTCGAAACGAACTATATATCCTTTGCCGTATTCCAGGGTTTTACCTTCCGTTGATTCGGATGTTGGTTCTGACTGCCCTATCCCGCGATTATTGCTGTTCTTATTGTAATACCAGTCTTCTGCCCATACCTCTTCTACATAAGTCCAGAAATTGCCAAAAGCATCAACAATATTTTGTGATTCCGGCAGCCAGTAACCCATCCAGTTCTCACTAAGCGGCCCGGCAGCTAAGTTATAATCTAATGGATTCGTTGCATCGATTTCTAATCGACTTCCTTCCAAAGGCAGATAGTGATCACCTTCTTCTGAAGTATTCAGCTTATAGCCTAAGCTGGATTTTACATTGTAGGAAGTTGGAGACCAATTTGTCCCATTATATGCAAGTGTTGGAATTGGGTTGTTTTCTT
This DNA window, taken from Candidatus Cloacimonadota bacterium, encodes the following:
- a CDS encoding T9SS type A sorting domain-containing protein — its product is MKKIILAITFVILSCSLIGVIRPVGQNHTYSTIQDAVNAASSEDIILVYDGVYEEYIQTNGKVDLIFESVNGPENCIISAPYLYSTCLYANSHVDRFEGFTITGAIYSDTAVDFHAGVNTITNCIFEDNNFYSNGNVLESWSVDEHVEEISNCIFRNNTAQCAIYLNEDYSLGYDPEAYGNYKNNLIEDGMFYIINASSGYHGNFENNTFVDSPYGLYLYLAADVSVKNCIFSSAGINDGPYGPNITVSYSCFTNAGYQNTPHFTWGTGNLVYTDPKFCPVDPYKYHLLEGSPCIDAGDPTTTGGDVRIDMGCFESSPDVKYCEGVHWNWISFPRLERTGNTSHDVTSVLNEFLDWPFDDLTLLHVCEENNPIPTLAYNGTNWSPTSYNVKSSLGYKLNTSEEGDHYLPLEGSRLEIDATNPLDYNLAAGPLSENWMGYWLPESQNIVDAFGNFWTYVEEVWAEDWYYNKNSNNRGIGQSEPTSESTEGKTLEYGKGYIVRFERTNQISGFYWTPSGTVEEPKTKSESENFAFSDKAEYEVIDVVEIPEEVLEIGVFQDNVCVGAVVVDDECEQILVYPDGSSREPVPYNFEIVTNSRSLSLPVRSYQVLNPETGMFETGSIVSGQRSNSVIKFDSFENGQNETPDNTAKLIGNYPNPFNPVTNILFSLSIEQEIELEIYNMKGQLVRNLVQGQFTAGNHSITWDGKDDSGKSVSSGLYFYKLIATDQVISKKMLLLK